A region of Bradyrhizobium sp. SZCCHNS1050 DNA encodes the following proteins:
- a CDS encoding DHA2 family efflux MFS transporter permease subunit, translating into MATATTANPTMSAPAAPADRIAPRRLIAFLIMVFGMFMAILDIQIVSASLSEIQAGLSASSSEVSWVQTAYLIAEVIAIPLSGFLSRALGTRLLFAISAAGFTISSFLCGFASSIEQMIVWRALQGFLGAGMIPTVFASAYTVFPRTKFHIVGPIIGLVATLAPTVGPTVGGYITDAMSWHWLFFVNIVPGIIITTGVLALVDFDEPHFELLDRFDWWGLLFMAGFLGSLEYVLEEGPQYEWLQDTSVAIFAAVCAVSAVAFFWRVLTADEPIVDLFAFGNRNFAVGCLLQFCIGIGLYGLTYIYPRYLAEVRGYSALMIGETMFVSGVTMFLMAPVVGRLMLKIDMRLMIAFGLVIFAIGSYQMTGITRDYDFWELFLPQVLRGVGMMFAMVPTNNIALGTLAPDRVKNASGLFNLMRNLGGAVGLAVINQVLNDRTDLHISRLHERVNWGNATAVETLNMLQQKLQGMGDSALMAMKQLSQIVHRQAVVMGYGDAFFMLTCFYIGLSFMVMLLNKPSSPMAGGGDAH; encoded by the coding sequence ATGGCCACCGCCACCACAGCCAACCCCACCATGAGCGCGCCGGCGGCGCCGGCCGATCGCATCGCGCCGCGGCGGCTGATCGCGTTCCTGATCATGGTGTTCGGCATGTTCATGGCGATCCTGGACATCCAGATCGTCTCGGCGTCGCTGAGCGAGATCCAGGCCGGACTGTCGGCGAGCTCCAGCGAAGTGTCGTGGGTGCAGACGGCCTATCTGATCGCCGAGGTGATCGCGATTCCCTTGTCCGGCTTCCTGTCGCGCGCGCTCGGCACGCGGCTGTTGTTCGCGATTTCGGCGGCCGGCTTCACCATCTCGAGCTTCCTGTGCGGCTTCGCCTCGTCGATCGAGCAGATGATCGTGTGGCGCGCGCTGCAGGGCTTCCTCGGCGCCGGCATGATTCCGACCGTGTTCGCCTCGGCCTACACGGTGTTCCCGCGCACCAAATTCCACATCGTCGGTCCCATCATCGGCCTGGTCGCGACGCTGGCGCCGACGGTGGGTCCCACGGTCGGCGGCTACATCACCGACGCGATGTCGTGGCACTGGCTGTTCTTCGTCAACATCGTGCCAGGCATCATCATCACGACAGGCGTGCTGGCGCTGGTGGATTTCGACGAGCCGCATTTCGAGCTGCTCGACCGCTTCGACTGGTGGGGCTTGCTGTTCATGGCCGGCTTCCTCGGCTCGCTGGAATATGTGCTGGAGGAGGGGCCGCAATATGAGTGGCTGCAGGACACGTCGGTCGCGATCTTCGCCGCGGTCTGCGCGGTGTCGGCGGTCGCCTTCTTCTGGCGGGTGCTGACGGCCGACGAGCCGATCGTCGACCTCTTCGCATTCGGCAACCGCAACTTCGCGGTCGGCTGCCTCCTGCAGTTCTGCATCGGCATCGGCCTCTACGGCCTGACCTACATCTATCCGCGCTATCTCGCTGAAGTTCGCGGCTACAGCGCCCTGATGATCGGCGAGACGATGTTCGTCTCCGGCGTCACCATGTTCCTGATGGCGCCGGTGGTCGGCCGCCTGATGCTGAAGATCGACATGCGCCTGATGATCGCGTTCGGCCTCGTGATCTTCGCGATCGGCTCCTACCAGATGACCGGCATCACCCGCGATTACGACTTCTGGGAGCTTTTCCTGCCGCAGGTGCTGCGCGGCGTCGGCATGATGTTCGCGATGGTGCCGACCAACAACATCGCGCTCGGCACCCTGGCGCCGGATCGGGTCAAGAATGCATCCGGCCTGTTCAACCTGATGCGCAATCTCGGCGGCGCCGTCGGCCTTGCCGTGATCAACCAGGTGCTGAACGATCGCACCGACCTGCACATTTCCCGCCTCCACGAGCGCGTCAACTGGGGCAATGCCACCGCGGTCGAGACCCTCAACATGCTGCAGCAGAAGCTGCAGGGCATGGGCGATTCGGCCCTGATGGCGATGAAGCAGCTGTCGCAGATCGTGCATCGCCAGGCCGTCGTGATGGGCTATGGCGATGCGTTCTTCATGCTGACCTGCTTCTACATCGGGCTCAGCTTCATGGTGATGCTGCTCAACAAGCCGAGCTCGCCGATGGCGGGCGGCGGCGACGCACATTGA
- a CDS encoding HlyD family secretion protein yields MAAARDQAVRARRPDAEETLEQTRSEPVRPQASDAAQRRPVDAKPADPKADVSTEAPLERPAPAGAPTGAKPQAAPAAAPKSGKRKRVLAGIGVLLALAAAGYATHYYLVGRFMVSTDDSYVRANNTMLGARVSGHIQEIVPRDNSVVRKGDVIFRIDDGDYKIAVDAARTKIATQEATIARIGRQVAAQQSAAEQAQANLTSSEAAMKRAGLDYERQQALSSKGFASHATFEQSEAARDQGMAAVRAARAAYDAARDNVEVTKAQQVEAQAQLAELKTSLAKAERDLEFATVRAPVDGTFSNRLVNTGDFVAVGQRLGNVVPLDDVFIDANFKETQLRRIRPGQLVTIKVDAYGARGFKGVVDSISPAAGSVFTLLPPDNATGNFTKIVQRLPVRIRVPKEVARQNLLRAGMSVYVTVDTTDAKDADTEADLDASATVQGK; encoded by the coding sequence ATGGCCGCTGCGAGAGATCAGGCTGTGCGGGCGCGCCGTCCGGACGCTGAGGAAACGCTGGAACAGACGAGGTCTGAGCCGGTCCGGCCGCAGGCCAGCGACGCGGCACAGCGCAGGCCGGTTGATGCCAAGCCGGCTGACCCGAAGGCCGACGTCAGCACCGAGGCGCCGCTTGAACGGCCGGCGCCGGCCGGCGCTCCCACGGGCGCGAAGCCGCAAGCCGCGCCCGCCGCCGCTCCGAAATCCGGCAAACGCAAGCGCGTGCTGGCGGGCATCGGCGTACTGCTCGCGCTCGCCGCCGCCGGCTATGCCACGCACTATTATCTGGTCGGCCGCTTCATGGTCTCGACCGACGATTCCTACGTCCGCGCCAACAACACCATGCTGGGCGCGCGCGTCTCCGGGCACATCCAGGAGATCGTGCCGCGGGACAATTCGGTGGTTCGCAAGGGCGACGTGATCTTCCGCATCGACGACGGCGACTACAAGATCGCGGTCGACGCCGCCCGCACCAAGATCGCCACGCAGGAGGCGACGATCGCGCGCATCGGTCGCCAGGTCGCCGCACAGCAGAGTGCCGCCGAGCAGGCGCAGGCCAATCTCACCTCATCCGAAGCCGCGATGAAGCGCGCCGGGCTCGACTATGAGCGCCAGCAGGCGCTGAGCAGCAAGGGTTTTGCCTCGCATGCGACCTTCGAGCAGTCGGAAGCCGCGCGCGACCAGGGCATGGCGGCGGTCCGCGCCGCCCGTGCCGCGTACGACGCCGCGCGCGACAATGTCGAGGTGACGAAGGCGCAGCAGGTCGAGGCCCAGGCGCAGCTCGCCGAGCTGAAGACATCGCTTGCAAAGGCCGAGCGCGATCTCGAATTCGCCACCGTGCGCGCGCCGGTCGACGGCACCTTCTCCAACCGTCTCGTCAACACCGGCGACTTCGTCGCGGTCGGCCAGCGGCTCGGCAACGTCGTGCCGCTCGACGACGTCTTCATCGACGCGAACTTCAAGGAAACCCAGCTCAGGCGCATCCGTCCGGGCCAGCTGGTCACGATCAAGGTCGACGCCTATGGCGCACGCGGCTTCAAGGGCGTGGTCGACAGCATCTCGCCGGCCGCGGGCTCGGTGTTCACCCTGCTGCCGCCGGACAACGCCACCGGGAACTTCACCAAGATCGTGCAGCGCCTGCCCGTGCGCATCCGCGTGCCGAAGGAGGTGGCGCGGCAAAACCTGCTGCGCGCCGGCATGTCGGTCTACGTCACCGTCGACACCACCGACGCCAAGGATGCCGACACCGAAGCCGACCTTGACGCATCGGCGACGGTGCAGGGGAAGTAG
- a CDS encoding TetR/AcrR family transcriptional regulator, with amino-acid sequence MIEPYQNTTQATTDDDSSKRRQILEGARKVFMDMGFDGASMGEIARVAGVSKGTLYVYFADKFRLFEAIVEEESVHRGASNFSFDPDRDAATVLSEFGKAWIAVVCRPGGGSAIRTVMAIAERMPDVGRRYYECVLNGTISRLAAYLQARVDAGELAIDDCHLAASQFQQMCQATLFLPFIFQAEPAPSPDRVHKVIASAVGMFLAHYGVKN; translated from the coding sequence ATGATTGAGCCGTACCAAAACACCACCCAGGCGACGACGGACGACGATTCCTCGAAGCGTCGGCAAATCCTCGAGGGCGCCCGCAAGGTGTTCATGGACATGGGCTTCGACGGCGCCAGCATGGGCGAGATCGCGCGCGTCGCCGGCGTCTCCAAGGGCACGCTGTACGTCTACTTCGCCGACAAATTCCGCCTGTTCGAGGCGATCGTCGAAGAGGAGAGCGTGCATCGGGGCGCCTCGAATTTCAGCTTCGACCCGGATCGCGATGCCGCGACCGTGCTCAGCGAGTTCGGCAAGGCCTGGATCGCGGTGGTCTGCCGGCCGGGCGGCGGATCGGCGATCCGTACCGTAATGGCGATCGCCGAGCGGATGCCGGACGTCGGCCGCCGTTACTACGAGTGCGTGCTCAACGGCACGATCAGCCGGCTGGCGGCCTATCTGCAGGCCCGTGTCGACGCCGGCGAGCTCGCCATCGACGACTGCCATCTGGCGGCCTCGCAATTCCAGCAGATGTGCCAGGCCACGCTGTTCCTGCCCTTCATCTTCCAGGCCGAGCCGGCCCCCTCGCCCGACCGCGTTCACAAGGTCATCGCCAGCGCCGTAGGCATGTTCCTCGCCCACTATGGCGTCAAGAACTGA
- a CDS encoding IS1182 family transposase has protein sequence MMGHRQVEQAALFYEFSLERHIPADHLVRSIDRFVDLEDLRRELAPFYSNIGRPSIDPELMIRMLLIGYCFGIRSERRLCDEVHLNLAYRWFCRLGLDGGVPDHSTFSKNRHGRFRESDLFRRVFETVLRRCIRERLIGGEGFAVDASLIKADANRQKGIEGDKRLPPEAAGRAIDEYLAVLDDAAFGAATEVTPKFVSPSDPAARWTGAHGGQAFFAYSTNYLVDVENAIIVDVEATTAIRQAEVLAAKRMIERSIERFDLYPSRLLGDSAYGSAEMLGWLVYEHGIEPHVTVFDKSARTDGTFSREAFTYDHTRDVYRCPAGNPLTTTGTLVNNDTTVLYRASKRDCQACSLRSRCCPNTPARKVPRSIYEGARDMAREIASSWEGRTSRRLRKKIEMLFAHLKRILKLDRLRLRGPNGARDEFTLAAAAQNLRKMAKLIPMPALTPA, from the coding sequence ATGATGGGGCATCGGCAAGTCGAACAGGCTGCGTTGTTCTATGAGTTCTCGCTGGAAAGGCACATCCCAGCCGACCACCTCGTGCGGTCGATCGATAGGTTCGTCGACCTTGAGGACTTACGGCGGGAGCTGGCGCCGTTCTACAGCAACATCGGGCGGCCCTCGATCGATCCGGAGCTGATGATCAGGATGCTCTTGATCGGCTATTGCTTCGGCATCCGATCGGAACGGCGCCTCTGCGATGAAGTCCATCTCAATCTGGCATACCGCTGGTTTTGCCGGCTGGGTCTAGATGGAGGCGTCCCCGATCACTCGACGTTCTCGAAGAACAGGCACGGCCGCTTCCGTGAGAGCGATCTCTTCCGTCGCGTGTTCGAGACCGTCTTGCGCCGCTGCATCCGGGAGCGCCTGATCGGCGGCGAAGGGTTCGCAGTCGACGCGAGCCTGATCAAGGCGGATGCCAATCGGCAGAAGGGAATCGAAGGCGATAAGAGGCTTCCGCCGGAGGCTGCGGGTCGAGCGATCGACGAGTATCTTGCCGTTCTTGATGATGCCGCGTTCGGTGCCGCGACGGAGGTCACGCCCAAGTTTGTATCGCCCTCCGACCCGGCGGCGCGCTGGACGGGAGCGCACGGCGGCCAAGCCTTCTTCGCCTACTCGACGAACTATCTGGTCGACGTCGAGAATGCGATCATCGTCGATGTCGAAGCGACCACGGCGATCCGCCAGGCAGAAGTATTGGCCGCCAAGCGCATGATTGAGCGTTCAATCGAAAGGTTCGATCTTTATCCAAGCCGGCTTCTCGGCGACAGCGCCTATGGCTCCGCTGAGATGCTCGGGTGGCTGGTCTACGAGCACGGGATCGAGCCGCACGTGACCGTCTTCGACAAGTCGGCCCGCACCGACGGGACCTTCTCGCGTGAGGCCTTCACCTACGACCATACCAGGGACGTCTATCGCTGCCCCGCTGGCAACCCCCTCACCACTACAGGGACGCTGGTGAACAACGACACGACGGTCCTCTACCGTGCGAGCAAGCGCGATTGTCAAGCATGCTCTCTAAGAAGCAGGTGTTGCCCCAACACCCCGGCTCGAAAAGTGCCGCGCTCGATCTACGAGGGCGCTCGCGACATGGCACGCGAGATCGCAAGCTCATGGGAAGGCCGCACTTCACGCCGGCTCCGCAAGAAGATTGAGATGCTGTTCGCGCATCTCAAGCGCATCCTCAAGCTAGATCGGCTGCGACTAAGAGGGCCGAACGGCGCACGCGACGAGTTCACCCTCGCTGCAGCCGCTCAGAACCTTCGTAAGATGGCCAAGCTGATCCCGATGCCCGCGCTGACGCCCGCGTGA
- the nikR gene encoding nickel-responsive transcriptional regulator NikR has translation MQRLTITIDDDLLAEVDAFMARRGYDNRSEAFRDLLRSGLETADAGAADSRHCIATLSYVYDHAARELPKRLTQEAHDHSGLAQATLHVHIDQESCLEVTVLKGERREVKAFADHVIAERGVRHGHVAMMPVDPAQGHGHAHGHSHSHSHSHSHSTKSGKR, from the coding sequence ATGCAGCGCCTGACGATCACGATCGACGACGATCTGCTCGCGGAGGTCGACGCCTTCATGGCCCGGCGCGGCTACGACAACCGCTCGGAGGCGTTTCGCGATCTGCTGCGCAGCGGCCTCGAAACGGCCGACGCCGGCGCCGCCGACAGCCGCCACTGCATCGCGACTCTCAGCTACGTCTACGACCATGCCGCGCGCGAATTGCCGAAGCGCCTGACGCAGGAGGCGCACGACCATTCCGGCCTCGCCCAGGCGACCCTGCACGTCCACATCGACCAGGAGAGCTGCCTCGAGGTCACCGTGCTCAAGGGCGAGCGTCGCGAGGTCAAGGCGTTCGCCGACCACGTCATCGCCGAACGCGGCGTCCGCCACGGCCACGTCGCGATGATGCCGGTCGATCCGGCGCAAGGCCATGGGCACGCGCATGGTCATAGCCATAGTCACAGCCATTCGCATTCCCACAGCACGAAGAGCGGGAAGAGGTAA
- a CDS encoding TonB-dependent receptor, producing MRWRGASVGVLMAALAQQANAHPERAPAELPTVDVDAPRRTAKPKPQVRRAAQPPKPSAAGAAAHVMPTATTAAAPSGAPSVGSGPARPQGMASEVVISGEEINARPATRPGEVLEAVPGLIVTQHSGEGKANQYFLRGYNLDHGTDLALFVDGVPVNMRTHAHGQGYADLNWLMPETIGRVDVRKGPYFADEGDFASVGSVHIGLIDSVPKAIAQMTAGSFGYRRFFGMDSVHVGDGHLLIAGEAGRYDGPWTTPDDAKKINGLMRYSQGTATDGFTITGMAYANRWTSTDQVPERAITSGDLGRYDAVDPTDGGKTNRFALSGRIAGTDEAGSWKANAYLVKSQLDLYNNFTYALNNPTYGDQFHQHDDRLMLGANASRTLNGSFAGRPMETTFGVQTRYDDIALALTNTRQRVLLSDIDPLSTGVVRADKVGEGSVGLYVENTVRWTDWLRTTVGYRGDYYQTHVYSLTNGNNTGDAAAGLGSPKFRMVIGPFDKTEFFVGAGYGMHSNDARGATTTEDPADPTNKLASSPLLVRTKGAEVGVRTRIIPGLDSSLSFFLLNQDSEILFSGDAGNTEASRPSRRYGFELTNHYRPASWIDIDADLAMTHARFVGDNTDQAAVYASLAGYPQAQLGNAPGNYIPNAPAMIASAGITLGEKTGWFGGLRWRYLGSTPLTEDNYFRSTPTSVFNGRIGFRDANGWRIQLDVLNLLNTKASQISYGYGSLLPTDQLYQACYGSSTSPLPPPPVPPAQVCQTGVMDRVLHPIEPLTFRVTVAGTF from the coding sequence ATGCGGTGGCGTGGGGCGAGTGTTGGCGTGCTGATGGCGGCATTGGCGCAGCAGGCAAACGCCCATCCGGAACGGGCCCCTGCCGAGTTGCCGACGGTCGACGTCGACGCCCCCCGACGCACGGCCAAGCCCAAGCCGCAGGTCCGGCGCGCGGCGCAGCCGCCGAAGCCGAGCGCGGCCGGTGCGGCTGCGCATGTGATGCCGACCGCCACGACGGCGGCTGCACCGTCCGGCGCGCCCAGTGTCGGCTCCGGCCCGGCGCGGCCGCAAGGCATGGCGAGCGAGGTCGTGATATCCGGCGAGGAGATCAACGCCCGCCCGGCGACGCGCCCCGGCGAGGTGCTGGAAGCGGTGCCCGGCCTGATCGTCACGCAGCACTCCGGCGAAGGCAAAGCCAACCAGTATTTTCTGCGGGGCTACAATCTCGACCACGGCACCGACCTCGCGCTGTTCGTCGACGGCGTGCCGGTCAACATGCGCACCCATGCGCACGGCCAGGGCTATGCCGATCTGAATTGGCTGATGCCGGAAACGATCGGCCGGGTCGACGTCCGCAAGGGCCCCTACTTCGCCGACGAAGGCGACTTCGCCTCGGTGGGAAGTGTCCATATCGGCCTGATCGACAGCGTACCCAAGGCGATCGCGCAGATGACGGCCGGCAGCTTCGGCTATCGCCGTTTCTTCGGCATGGACTCGGTGCATGTCGGTGACGGCCACCTGTTGATTGCCGGTGAAGCCGGCCGCTACGACGGCCCGTGGACCACGCCGGACGACGCCAAGAAGATCAACGGCCTGATGCGCTACTCGCAGGGCACCGCGACCGACGGCTTCACCATCACCGGCATGGCCTATGCGAACCGCTGGACCTCGACCGACCAGGTGCCGGAGCGTGCCATCACCTCGGGCGATCTCGGCCGCTACGACGCGGTCGATCCGACGGACGGCGGCAAGACCAACCGCTTCGCGCTGTCGGGCCGCATCGCCGGCACCGACGAGGCCGGCTCGTGGAAGGCCAACGCCTATTTGGTGAAAAGCCAGCTCGATCTCTACAACAATTTCACCTACGCGCTGAACAACCCAACCTATGGCGACCAGTTTCACCAGCACGACGACCGGCTGATGCTCGGGGCCAACGCCTCGCGCACCTTGAACGGCAGCTTCGCCGGACGGCCGATGGAGACGACGTTCGGCGTCCAGACGCGCTATGACGACATCGCGCTGGCGCTGACGAACACCCGTCAGCGGGTGCTGCTCTCCGACATCGATCCCTTGAGCACCGGCGTCGTTCGTGCCGACAAGGTCGGCGAAGGCAGCGTCGGCCTCTACGTCGAGAACACCGTGCGCTGGACCGACTGGCTGCGCACCACGGTCGGCTATCGCGGCGACTATTATCAGACCCACGTGTATTCGCTGACCAACGGCAACAACACCGGCGATGCCGCAGCCGGCCTCGGCAGCCCGAAATTCCGGATGGTGATCGGGCCGTTCGACAAGACCGAGTTCTTCGTCGGCGCCGGCTATGGCATGCACAGCAACGATGCCCGCGGCGCGACCACGACCGAGGATCCGGCCGATCCGACCAACAAGCTCGCCTCCTCGCCGCTGCTCGTCCGCACCAAGGGCGCCGAGGTCGGCGTGCGCACGCGCATCATTCCGGGGCTCGACTCGTCGCTCAGCTTCTTCCTGCTCAACCAGGATTCCGAGATCCTGTTCTCGGGCGATGCCGGCAACACCGAGGCGAGCCGACCGAGCCGGCGCTATGGCTTCGAGCTGACCAACCATTACCGCCCGGCGTCGTGGATCGACATCGATGCCGATCTGGCGATGACGCATGCGCGCTTCGTCGGCGACAACACCGACCAAGCGGCGGTCTACGCCTCGCTCGCAGGCTACCCCCAGGCCCAGCTCGGCAATGCGCCCGGCAACTACATCCCCAACGCGCCGGCGATGATCGCGTCGGCCGGCATCACGCTCGGCGAGAAGACCGGCTGGTTCGGCGGTCTGCGCTGGCGCTATCTCGGCTCCACGCCGCTGACCGAGGACAACTACTTCCGCTCCACCCCGACCAGCGTGTTCAACGGCCGCATCGGCTTCCGCGACGCCAATGGCTGGCGCATCCAGCTTGACGTGCTGAACCTGCTCAACACCAAGGCCAGCCAGATCTCCTACGGCTACGGCTCGCTGCTGCCGACTGACCAGCTCTACCAGGCGTGCTACGGCTCATCGACCTCCCCGTTGCCGCCCCCGCCGGTGCCGCCGGCCCAGGTCTGCCAGACCGGCGTGATGGACCGCGTGCTGCACCCGATCGAGCCGCTGACGTTTCGGGTGACGGTGGCGGGGACGTTTTGA
- a CDS encoding class I SAM-dependent methyltransferase: MSDRTTHWQNVYTTKAETEVSWYQDDPATSLRMIREAGATPTSRIIDIGGGASRLVDALLAAGYGALAVLDISDAALATARRRLGAAAAGVTWIASDVTTWSPDARYDVWHDRAAFHFLTAPEDRAAYVDRLRAAVVTGGAVIIGTFAPDGPERCSGLPVVRYDAHGLAAALGPAFTLEDSCTEVHRTPWDSTQQFQFCRFRAG; this comes from the coding sequence ATGTCCGACCGCACCACCCATTGGCAGAACGTCTACACCACCAAGGCCGAGACCGAGGTGAGCTGGTACCAGGACGACCCGGCGACGTCGCTGCGGATGATCCGCGAGGCCGGTGCGACACCGACATCGCGGATCATCGACATCGGTGGCGGCGCCTCGCGGCTGGTCGATGCGCTGCTCGCGGCCGGCTACGGCGCGCTCGCCGTGCTCGACATCTCCGACGCGGCACTGGCGACGGCGCGCCGCAGGCTTGGCGCGGCGGCGGCCGGGGTGACGTGGATCGCCTCCGACGTCACCACCTGGTCGCCGGACGCGCGCTACGATGTCTGGCACGACCGGGCCGCCTTCCATTTCCTCACCGCGCCCGAAGACCGCGCCGCCTATGTCGACCGCCTGCGCGCGGCCGTGGTGACCGGCGGGGCCGTCATCATCGGCACGTTCGCGCCCGATGGTCCGGAGAGGTGCAGCGGACTGCCGGTCGTCCGCTACGACGCCCACGGACTGGCCGCTGCGCTGGGTCCTGCTTTCACGCTGGAGGACAGTTGCACCGAGGTGCATCGCACGCCATGGGACTCGACGCAGCAGTTCCAGTTCTGCCGCTTCCGCGCCGGTTAG
- a CDS encoding extensin family protein, whose amino-acid sequence MTRGVRLYLVGSIVLVSLAGCGRGFFQEREPWRAEAEIACLKSGAVKESADIVRINPISGPGMCGADYPLKVAALGEATTSYGFADESLRPPAAIGGQPRWPINQPPQRYAPPATYQPQAAPQPAYPASSAAYPNSASPSHGAPPGAPLQLEPPVGEDDVDQPADAAYSPYRGQPAARTAYPQQEPPPRLGPSRDPVGTVGPVAVKPTATLACPIVSALDRWIAESVQPAAQRWFGTKVVEIKQISAYSCRGMNGNPSAHISEHAFGNALDIAAFTLADGRRISVKDGWIGLPEEQGFLRDIQGGACQQFTTVLAPGSNVYHYDHIHVDLMRRASRRMICQPAAQSGEAVAARAQQRRYGYGQREPDVTSSIPSRKQPRSIGQLINEEDEFRDY is encoded by the coding sequence ATGACGCGCGGAGTTCGTTTGTATCTCGTCGGCTCCATCGTCCTTGTCTCGCTTGCGGGTTGCGGCCGTGGATTCTTCCAGGAGCGCGAGCCGTGGCGGGCCGAGGCCGAGATCGCCTGCCTGAAATCGGGCGCGGTGAAGGAGAGCGCGGATATCGTCCGCATCAATCCGATCTCCGGCCCCGGCATGTGCGGCGCCGACTATCCGCTGAAGGTGGCGGCGCTCGGCGAAGCGACCACGAGCTATGGCTTCGCCGATGAAAGCCTGCGTCCACCGGCCGCGATCGGCGGCCAGCCGCGCTGGCCGATCAACCAGCCGCCGCAACGCTACGCCCCGCCCGCGACCTATCAGCCGCAGGCCGCGCCGCAGCCGGCCTATCCCGCGTCGAGCGCGGCCTATCCGAATTCGGCATCGCCGTCCCATGGCGCCCCTCCCGGCGCGCCACTGCAGCTCGAGCCGCCGGTCGGCGAGGACGACGTCGATCAGCCGGCCGACGCGGCCTATTCGCCCTATCGCGGTCAGCCGGCCGCTCGCACCGCCTATCCGCAGCAGGAACCGCCGCCGCGGCTCGGACCGTCGCGCGATCCGGTCGGCACCGTCGGCCCGGTCGCGGTGAAGCCGACCGCGACGCTCGCCTGTCCGATCGTCTCGGCACTCGACCGCTGGATCGCGGAGTCGGTGCAGCCGGCAGCCCAGCGCTGGTTCGGCACCAAGGTCGTCGAGATCAAGCAGATCTCGGCCTATTCCTGCCGCGGCATGAACGGCAATCCGAGCGCGCACATTTCCGAGCATGCCTTCGGCAACGCGCTCGACATCGCCGCCTTCACGCTCGCCGACGGCCGCCGCATCAGCGTCAAGGACGGCTGGATCGGCCTGCCGGAGGAGCAGGGCTTTCTGCGCGACATCCAGGGCGGGGCGTGCCAGCAGTTCACCACCGTGCTGGCGCCCGGCTCCAACGTCTATCACTACGACCACATCCATGTGGACCTGATGCGCCGCGCCAGCCGCCGCATGATCTGCCAGCCAGCCGCGCAATCCGGCGAGGCGGTGGCGGCACGTGCGCAGCAGCGGCGCTATGGCTACGGCCAGCGCGAGCCCGACGTGACCAGCTCGATCCCGTCGCGCAAGCAGCCGCGCAGCATCGGCCAGCTGATCAACGAGGAAGACGAATTCCGGGACTATTGA
- a CDS encoding DUF2147 domain-containing protein, with protein MKTVYLAAAAVLIASSAAQAGSSIAFNFDGHKIRVTVPRNCQSLSCLQVSGIDLSGLKSSKLDDDDAPASSAPAAGAPAPAVAAPVAAPPVVNAPAPAATAPAAAAPAPASPTAAAPSTTVQMPVPPAPVAATAPAPQPAPAPAPVTVAAAPAAVQPAPAADPNSPLGLWATEGGKGNVVIEPCGANICGFAEKTREKILINMKPKDSKWVGRIHDPDGGGNYDSTVVLKNPNTLRVQGCAFGGLFCGGQTWKRVS; from the coding sequence ATGAAGACCGTGTATCTGGCCGCAGCAGCCGTTCTGATCGCGAGCAGCGCCGCGCAGGCCGGCAGCTCGATCGCGTTCAATTTCGACGGACACAAGATCCGCGTCACCGTGCCGCGCAACTGCCAGTCGCTGTCCTGCCTGCAGGTGTCCGGCATCGACCTCAGCGGGCTGAAATCATCCAAGCTCGACGATGACGATGCGCCGGCGAGCAGCGCGCCTGCGGCCGGCGCTCCGGCCCCCGCTGTCGCGGCGCCCGTGGCGGCTCCGCCGGTCGTCAACGCGCCGGCGCCCGCCGCCACCGCGCCAGCCGCGGCCGCGCCAGCCCCTGCATCGCCCACTGCCGCTGCGCCATCCACGACCGTGCAGATGCCGGTGCCGCCGGCGCCGGTCGCGGCGACCGCGCCTGCTCCACAGCCAGCCCCGGCACCCGCGCCGGTCACGGTTGCCGCGGCGCCTGCCGCAGTTCAGCCGGCGCCGGCAGCCGATCCGAACTCGCCGCTCGGGCTGTGGGCCACCGAGGGCGGCAAGGGCAATGTCGTGATCGAGCCGTGCGGCGCCAACATCTGCGGCTTTGCCGAGAAGACGCGGGAGAAGATCCTGATCAACATGAAGCCGAAGGACAGCAAATGGGTCGGCCGCATCCACGATCCGGACGGCGGCGGCAACTACGACTCCACCGTGGTGCTCAAGAATCCGAACACGCTGCGGGTCCAGGGCTGCGCCTTCGGCGGCCTGTTCTGCGGCGGACAGACCTGGAAGCGCGTGAGCTGA